In one Calditrichota bacterium genomic region, the following are encoded:
- a CDS encoding Rne/Rng family ribonuclease yields MKKDIVINVATSETRIAILEDGRLVELFIERPENERMVGDIYIGRVVNVVKGMDAAFVDIGLPQDAFLHFSDVGETIRAYDSVIEVRQRGKERRRSYRGPTIREGQELLVQVTKEPIGSKGARVTTELSLPGRFLVLVPDDPMIGVSRKIANVRERNRLKKVAKRICPEGFGLIVRTVAEGKSEEVLRNDLENLLASWEKLNQKAKRTSPPALVHKDVGMASSVIRDLFTSDINSLVIDSKKLYKEIVAYLREVAPTLVNRVQLYRKGEPVFDAYNIESEIEKSIARKVWLKSGGYIIIDHTEAMVVIDVNSGKFLGKRDHEQNILKINLEAAKEIARQLRLRDLGGLIVIDFIDMTEEKHKQRLYQEFLQELKKDRAQVNVAPIS; encoded by the coding sequence ATGAAGAAGGACATTGTCATAAACGTTGCCACCAGCGAGACCCGCATCGCGATTCTGGAAGATGGACGGCTGGTGGAACTCTTTATCGAGCGCCCGGAGAACGAGCGCATGGTGGGGGATATCTATATCGGGCGGGTCGTGAACGTCGTGAAAGGGATGGACGCTGCCTTTGTGGACATTGGTCTGCCGCAGGATGCGTTTCTCCATTTTTCCGACGTGGGAGAGACCATCCGAGCGTATGATTCGGTTATCGAGGTCAGACAACGGGGCAAAGAGCGGCGTCGTTCGTATCGTGGCCCGACTATCCGCGAGGGCCAGGAACTGCTGGTGCAGGTGACCAAGGAGCCCATCGGCAGCAAAGGCGCGCGCGTGACCACCGAGCTCTCCCTGCCGGGCAGGTTCCTGGTGCTCGTCCCCGACGATCCGATGATCGGTGTCTCGCGCAAGATTGCCAATGTGCGCGAGCGCAACCGTCTGAAAAAGGTTGCCAAGCGCATCTGTCCAGAAGGTTTTGGGCTCATTGTGCGCACCGTGGCTGAGGGCAAGAGCGAGGAGGTGCTGCGCAACGATTTGGAGAACCTGCTGGCCTCGTGGGAGAAATTGAACCAGAAGGCGAAGCGCACCAGCCCGCCGGCCCTCGTGCACAAGGATGTGGGCATGGCCTCCAGCGTCATCCGCGACCTGTTCACCAGCGACATCAACAGCCTGGTCATCGACTCCAAGAAGCTTTACAAGGAAATCGTGGCTTACCTTCGCGAGGTCGCCCCCACCCTGGTGAATCGAGTCCAATTGTACAGGAAAGGTGAACCAGTTTTCGACGCGTACAACATCGAGTCGGAGATCGAGAAGAGCATCGCCCGTAAGGTGTGGCTGAAGAGCGGTGGCTACATCATTATCGACCACACCGAGGCGATGGTGGTCATCGATGTCAACAGCGGCAAGTTCCTGGGCAAAAGGGACCATGAGCAGAACATCCTCAAGATCAACCTCGAGGCGGCCAAAGAGATCGCCCGTCAGTTGCGCCTCCGTGACCTCGGCGGCCTCATTGTCATCGATTTCATCGACATGACCGAGGAGAAGCACAAGCAGCGCCTGTACCAGGAGTTCCTGCAGGAGCTGAAGAAGGACAGGGCGCAGGTGAACGTCGCGCCCATCAGCG